From a region of the Carassius auratus strain Wakin chromosome 31, ASM336829v1, whole genome shotgun sequence genome:
- the LOC113050556 gene encoding angiopoietin-related protein 3-like, whose protein sequence is MMLIFLLFWLSLSATSAAPNLRKAPTEAPILVTVPPTEARSHFAMLDDVRLLANGLLQLGQSLREFVHKTKSQINDIFQKLNIFDRSFYQLSVVTSEIKEEEEKLKETTIYLKANNEEIRNLSLEINSKINNILQERSQLHSKVGGLEEKLKGLSVSMMPLEQLQEITALKDVIETQERTITDLLKSVKEQHEQLNYQKIKIKSLEEKLNYDSFQETAEKPLDLNPETPDPFRYLKINSTNGTAEINDFPKDCSDVFKRGQRTSGIYPIKPNQSEPFYVYCEISADGAATVIQRREDGSVDFEQSWEKYENGFGKLEKEFWLGLAKIHSIAQQGQYILHIELEDWKEEKRFIEYTFTLEGPASDYALHVAPLSGDLPDAMSNHTGMKFSTKDRDNDNHDESNCARNYTGGWWFDACGDSNLNGRYTWMRLRARHQRRKGIYWRPAKGSSYTLKSTKITIRPSTQFQ, encoded by the exons ATGATGCTGATTTTCCTGCTTTTTTGGCTGAGCTTGTCAGCAACAAGCGCAGCTCCTAACCTAAGGAAAGCACCCACTGAGGCACCTATTCTAGTCACCGTGCCGCCAACTGAGGCTAGATCGCACTTTGCCATGTTAGATGACGTACGACTCCTGGCTAACGGTCTGCTCCAGCTCGGCCAGAGCCTCAGAGAGTTTGTGCACAAGACCAAGTCTCAGATCAACGACATCTTCCAGAAGCTCAACATCTTTGATCGCTCCTTCTACCAGCTCTCAGTGGTCACCAGTGAAAtcaaagaagaggaggagaagtTGAAGGAGACGACCATTTATTTGAAGGCCAATAATGAGGAGATCAGAAACTTGTCTCTGGAGATCAACTCCAAAATTAACAACATTCTCCAAGAGCGAAGCCAGTTGCACAGCAAGGTTGGTGGGCTGGAGGAGAAGCTGAAGGGCTTGTCTGTGAGCATGATGCCGTTGGAGCAACTTCAAGAGATTACTGCGTTAAAG GATGTGATTGAAACACAAGAAAGGACCATTACTGATCTGCTTAAATCTGTTAAAGAGCAACACGAACAGCTCAATTACCAGAAGATCAAAATTAAGAGTCTTGAGGAAAAG ctgaACTATGATTCTTTTCAAGAAACAGCTGAAAAACCTTTGGATTTAAACCCAGAAACACCTGACCCTTTTCGTTATTTAAAAATTAACTCCACCAATGGAACTGCAGAAATAAATG ACTTTCCAAAGGACTGCAGTGATGTGTTCAAAAGAGGCCAGAGGACCAGTGGAATTTACCCAATCAAACCCAATCAATCGGAGCCTTTCTATGTTTATTGTGAGATAAGTGCTG ATGGTGCAGCCACAGTCATTCAGAGGAGGGAGGATGGTTCTGTTGACTTTGAACAGTCATGGGAAAAATACGAAAATGGATTTGGCAAACTGGAGA AGGAGTTCTGGCTTGGCTTGGCGAAGATTCATTCCATTGCTCAACAAGGACAATACATTTTACACATCGAACTGGAAGACTGGAAGGAGGAAAAGAGATTCATAGAGTACACATTCACCCTGGAAGGTCCAGCATCTGATTATGCTCTTCACGTGGCACCCCTCTCTGGAGATCTGCCTGATGCCATGAGCAACCACACTGGCATGAAGTTCTCAACCAAGGACAGAGACAACGATAATCACGACGAGTCAAACTGCGCCCGGAACTACACAG GAGGTTGGTGGTTTGATGCATGTGGGGACAGCAACCTAAATGGGAGATACACCTGGATGAGGTTGAGAGCTCGGCACCAGCGCAGGAAAGGAATCTACTGGAGACCAGCCAAAGGGAGCTCCTACACCCTCAAATCCACAAAGATCACCATCAGACCATCAACCCAGTTTCAATAA